The DNA sequence AATTTTATCCATGGCTGCAGGCATATCGCCTGCATGAAGAACAACGTCATAGTGCTCAGTTTGCAAAAGATATGACAAGCGCTCTGCCAACCGTCGCTCATCAAAGCCCTGCTCAATTCCATCGACATTTGTCAAATCAAATCCGCCGGTGAAGGTGTGCAATCGACTGATCGATGTTCCCGCGACAGCCACAATGGAACCAGAGTCCATACCTCCTGATAAATAGGACCCCACAGGCACATCACTAATTAATTGTCTTTGTACCGCACCACGGAAGCCCATAGAAACATCATTCACGACGGACTCTTGCCCCTGCGATTCTTTTCCAAATGCGGCAACTGCATCAATGTACTTTCTGGGCTCTCCTACAACACCATTACGAGGATCAACCCGAAGATGCTCACCAGGCATCAATAACTGGACGTTCTCCCAAATCGTCTGCCGCTTGTACACATTTTGAAATGTCATGTATTCAACAAGTGACGAAGCATTCAATGCAGGTTTCACAATACCACTTGCGAAAATGGCCTTGATCTCACTCGCAAAGAGAAAGAATCCGTCTGAGATTGCGTAATAAACTGGTTTCACACCAAAACGATCGCGAACCAGATCAAGTCGATGCTCAACTGAGTCATATATTCCAAACGCAAACATGCCGTCAAGTTGCTCGAGACAAGGTGGGCCACACTCGTTCCAGAGCTGCAAGATGACCTCTGTATCGGTTCCCGTGCGGAATCGATGGTCACGCTGCTCAAGCTCATCACGAATTGCCTGAAAGTTGTACGCCTCTCCGTTATGCACAATCCAGTGACGGCGATCGGGTGTCGCCATTGGCTGATGCCCGTAGGCGCTGAGGTCAAGAATAGAAAGACGCCGATGACCAAGTGCTACCTGAAAATCACTTTCAGCCATTTCCCTACGCGAGTAAGAGCCACCAAAGACTGGAAGGTGCTCATTGAGGTGGGCAAATTTCTCATCTGTATAGGCCGTCGAAGTTGCACCGCGATGTTTGGTACCACGCCCTGGATCAAAAAACGCATAGCCCGCATCATCCGGGCCTCGGTGCGCAATGGTGTCACACATCCGTTTGATCCATACAGGATCAACGGGGCGGCCTGTCAAACTAACGATACCGGCGATACCACACATGCGTCAGGATGCCAGCACACCGCCAACGGCAGCCTGCTTCCCACGAAGATCCCCTTCATGACTGCGCCGCCATTCAATAAGGCTCTGCATGCCATGGTCCAAATCAATGGTCCAATTGAATCCAAGATCCTTGGAAGCCTTCTTGGGACAACCAATTCTGTTTTGCACGAACGTGAGTCCGGCATCTTCATATTGAATAGATAGATTGCTTTCTGTCAGCGACAGAAGCAATTCAGTAAGGTCTTTGATTGTGGTACCGATTCCACGACCCACGTTGTAGCATTCTCCAGAAGCATCTGCTTGCATGCCAAGCAC is a window from the Phycisphaerales bacterium genome containing:
- the asnB gene encoding asparagine synthase (glutamine-hydrolyzing), producing MCGIAGIVSLTGRPVDPVWIKRMCDTIAHRGPDDAGYAFFDPGRGTKHRGATSTAYTDEKFAHLNEHLPVFGGSYSRREMAESDFQVALGHRRLSILDLSAYGHQPMATPDRRHWIVHNGEAYNFQAIRDELEQRDHRFRTGTDTEVILQLWNECGPPCLEQLDGMFAFGIYDSVEHRLDLVRDRFGVKPVYYAISDGFFLFASEIKAIFASGIVKPALNASSLVEYMTFQNVYKRQTIWENVQLLMPGEHLRVDPRNGVVGEPRKYIDAVAAFGKESQGQESVVNDVSMGFRGAVQRQLISDVPVGSYLSGGMDSGSIVAVAGTSISRLHTFTGGFDLTNVDGIEQGFDERRLAERLSYLLQTEHYDVVLHAGDMPAAMDKITWHMDDPRVGMCHQNWYVAKLASKFVKVCLAGTGGDELFAGYPWRYRAAFGGGSIDDFDNSVFDSWHRLLPQAELSRLFSSDLQRHLGDPRHSFDEVMASAPAWDQEASHSENLLHRALYFEFKTFLHGLLITDDHISMAHSLETRVPFLDNALNTLAWRLRPSQKLRLAELEESSRSGEFMDSSEGKYVLRRAMEKFLPSEFLYQRKQGFSPPDENWYRGPSMDYIKSILFDQRTLERPWFDQDFVRSCLNEHFDGKRNHRLLIWSLVSIEWIQRHFVDTEANDIVEMSQTRVDSLQV